TTTATATGTTACCCTGTCCTATTGATTTAACTGATACTACTATAACATTATGTGCAAAACTAATTCCAATCTCATTACAATGTATGTATCAATCTCTAAACATTATAAATAATCCAAATATAAAAAAATACCTTAAACAAGATAAAACAGTTAAAACTATTGCTCCAAAAATACAAAAAAAAGATTCAAGAATCTCTTGGTCACTTTCTGTAAAAAAAATAGATCGATTAATTAGGGCATTTACTCCTTGGCCCGGCTGTCAATTCTTAATAAATAATTATTTTATAAAAATAAAAAAACATTCAATTATATCATTTGATAAAAATAACTTTCATTGTGGAGAAATTATAAAAATAAATAAAAAAGGAATACAGATAAATACTAAAAAGGGAATATTAAATATAGAAAAAATAAAAATTCCTGGAAAAAAAACTACACATATTAGTCAAATTATACATACAAAAAAAAAAATATTTGTTAAACATGCAATACTTAAATAATATTTAATATTTTAAAATATAAAAATTATCAGAAGAACGGCATAAACATGCCGTTTTTATTAAACTTATAAATTTAAAAATTAATTAAAAATTGTTTAATAATTTTTAAAAATTTCGACCTACTAATTCTATATATGCTATAGTAGCATTATCACCTTTTCTAAAACCACATTTTAGTATACGCAAATAACCACCTGGTCGAGAATAAAAATAAGGCCCTAATTCATGAAATAATTTTTTTACTGTAAAAATATTATGAATACGAGAAAATACTAGTCTACGATTAACTATCGTATCATATTTAGATAATGTAATAATAGGTTCAACAAAACGACGCAATTCCTTTGCTTTAGGTAAAGTAGTTTTAATATATTCATGTTTAATCAATGAACACGTCATATTCTTTAACATAGATTTTAAATGACTACGCTTTCTATTTAATAATCGTCCTATTTTTCTATGTCTCATAGTATTGCTATCCTGTTAAAAATTGAAAAATTTTTAATATATACTAAAAAATATTTTATTTAAAAGAATTTAATCTTCTATCAGAATTTTAGGTGGCCAATTATCTAATTTCATTCCTAATGATAAACCCCTAGATGCTAATATATCTTTAATTTCAGTTAATGATTTTTTTCCTAAATTAGGAGTTTTTAATAATTCTACTTCAGTTTTTTGTACTAAATCACCAATATAATGAATACTTTCAGCTTTTAAACAATTAGCAGATCGTACGGTTAGCTCTAAATCATCTACAGGACGCAATAAAATAGGTTCAAATTCAGGTTTTTCTTCTTTAATTTCTGGCTCACGAATACCTCTTAAATCTATAAAAGATTCTAATTGATCAGCTAAAATAGTAGCTGCTTTTCTAATAGCTTCTTCTGGATCAATAGTTCCATTAGTTTCCATATCTATAATTAATTTATCTAGATCAGTTCTTTGTTTTACACGAGCAGATTCAACATTATAAATAATACGTTCTATAGGACTATATGATACATCTAAAAATAATTTACCAATAATTCGATTATTTTTATTTAAATCTTTACTAGATTTAGCTGTCATATACCCCCTTCCACGCATTACTTTCATTCGAATATCAATAGAAACATTAGGACAAGTTAGATGACAAATAATGTGCTTTAAATTTATGATTTCTGTAGAAGAATCATAATCAATATCTGCAGCAATAACTGGCCCTACGCCACTTTTTTTTAAATGTAATATAACTTCATCTTTCCCAAATAATTTTATTGATAAACCTTTTAGATTTAACAATATATCTAAAATATCTTCTTGAACTCCTTCTTTATGCATATATTCGTGTAATATACCATTTATCTCAACTTCTGTAACAGCACACCCGGACATAGAAGATAATAAAATTCTTCTTAAAGCATTTCCTAATGTATGTCCAAAACCACGCTCTAATGGTTCTAAAGTAATCTTTGCACGTGTAGTACTTATCTGTTTAATGTCTACTAATCGTGGTTTTAAAAAATCTTCTACAAAATCCTGCATTATTCTCCTCTCTAAATATATTTTATCTAAATTACTTAGAATACAATTCTACAATTAAATGTTCATTAATATCAGAGGACAAATCATCACGTTCTACAGCACGTAATAAAACTCCTTCCATTTTTTTATAATTTACATCTAACCAAGAAGATTTTTCACGCTGATTCATAATTTCTAAAGAAGCTTTAATTCTTAATTGATTTTGAGATTTTTTAAAAATAGATATTTTATCATTTATAGAAACTTGAAAAGAAGGAATATTTACAATATTATTATTAACACAAATAGATTTATGACTAATTAATTGACGTGATTCAGCGCGTGTAGTACCAAAACCCATACGATATACAATATTATCAAGACGTTTTTCTAACAAAAACAATAAATTCTGTCCAGTATTTCCTTTTAATTTAGAAGCTTTTTTATAATAATTATGAAATTGTCGTTCTAATATTCCATATAAACGACGTAATTTCTGTTTTTCTCTTAATTGTTTTGCATATTCAGATAATCGTAATTTTCTAGATCCATGTTGACCTGGAGATTGATCAATATTACATTTAGATTCAATAGAACGAACACCAGATTTTAAGAATAAATCTGAACTTTCTCGTCGACTTAATTTTAATTTGGGACCTAAATATCTTGCCATATTTACATTTCTCTTTTTTATTTTAAATAAAATTAAACTCTACGTTTTTTAGGTGGTCGACATCCATTATGAGGAATAGGAGTAATATCTTTAATATTAGTAATACGAAAACCTGAAGCATTTAAAGCTCGAATTGTTGATTCTCGACCAGGTCCTGGACCTTTAACCATTATTTCTAAATTTTTTATCCCGTAATCTTTTACACGATCCGCACATTTTTCTGCTGCCACTTGTGCTGCAAATGGAGTTGATTTTCTTGAACCTCTAAAACCAGAACCTCCAGAAGTTGCCCAACCTAATGTATTACCTTTACGGTCAGTAATAGTAATAATAGTATTATTAAAAGAAGCATGAATATATGCAATACCATCTAAAATTTTTTTTTTTATATTTTTTTTGGAATTACTTACCATTTTTTTTGACATAATAAATTATTTTCCTATTATCTACTTTTAATTAATTTTCTAGGACCTTTACATGTACGAGCA
The nucleotide sequence above comes from Buchnera aphidicola (Cinara curvipes). Encoded proteins:
- the fmt gene encoding methionyl-tRNA formyltransferase, whose amino-acid sequence is MSKKTLKIIFAGSNDFSLAHLYSLFYSKYVISAIITKPDNLYCKKKDNIFSSIKKFAIKNNIKILQPDNLLKKNFYQSILDIKANILIVSSYGSIIPKKILKLFPLGGINIHASLLPRWKGAAPVQWAILSGDKKTGISVIKMNSSIDSGKIIYMLPCPIDLTDTTITLCAKLIPISLQCMYQSLNIINNPNIKKYLKQDKTVKTIAPKIQKKDSRISWSLSVKKIDRLIRAFTPWPGCQFLINNYFIKIKKHSIISFDKNNFHCGEIIKINKKGIQINTKKGILNIEKIKIPGKKTTHISQIIHTKKKIFVKHAILK
- the rplQ gene encoding 50S ribosomal protein L17; protein product: MRHRKIGRLLNRKRSHLKSMLKNMTCSLIKHEYIKTTLPKAKELRRFVEPIITLSKYDTIVNRRLVFSRIHNIFTVKKLFHELGPYFYSRPGGYLRILKCGFRKGDNATIAYIELVGRNF
- a CDS encoding DNA-directed RNA polymerase subunit alpha, with amino-acid sequence MQDFVEDFLKPRLVDIKQISTTRAKITLEPLERGFGHTLGNALRRILLSSMSGCAVTEVEINGILHEYMHKEGVQEDILDILLNLKGLSIKLFGKDEVILHLKKSGVGPVIAADIDYDSSTEIINLKHIICHLTCPNVSIDIRMKVMRGRGYMTAKSSKDLNKNNRIIGKLFLDVSYSPIERIIYNVESARVKQRTDLDKLIIDMETNGTIDPEEAIRKAATILADQLESFIDLRGIREPEIKEEKPEFEPILLRPVDDLELTVRSANCLKAESIHYIGDLVQKTEVELLKTPNLGKKSLTEIKDILASRGLSLGMKLDNWPPKILIED
- the rpsD gene encoding 30S ribosomal protein S4; the protein is MARYLGPKLKLSRRESSDLFLKSGVRSIESKCNIDQSPGQHGSRKLRLSEYAKQLREKQKLRRLYGILERQFHNYYKKASKLKGNTGQNLLFLLEKRLDNIVYRMGFGTTRAESRQLISHKSICVNNNIVNIPSFQVSINDKISIFKKSQNQLRIKASLEIMNQREKSSWLDVNYKKMEGVLLRAVERDDLSSDINEHLIVELYSK
- the rpsK gene encoding 30S ribosomal protein S11 codes for the protein MVSNSKKNIKKKILDGIAYIHASFNNTIITITDRKGNTLGWATSGGSGFRGSRKSTPFAAQVAAEKCADRVKDYGIKNLEIMVKGPGPGRESTIRALNASGFRITNIKDITPIPHNGCRPPKKRRV